In Ipomoea triloba cultivar NCNSP0323 chromosome 7, ASM357664v1, a single genomic region encodes these proteins:
- the LOC116025492 gene encoding F-box/FBD/LRR-repeat protein At1g13570-like: MISGRDRISQLPTEILDNILGFLPIVEAARTAILSTNRRDCWSNLTQLNFDDQFFAYVRKKYSDSYNRTSMCMYVINKVLMQHHGPIRKFVLDFKGDVSIIGDGPNSRKFDFDQWFLFITQKGVEEMSIAFPNPDTDEIICEEYKYFRLPNCIFSCLTLKRLDLSAVLVVPTINVPCIFPNVTSLSFVGVVFDRINLDCVIDVPMLETISFSQCEDAEYFNIKAPRLGSLTLKDYEIEEDIEMYRRITPVNMDLSFIHTLCLNFSFQHFDNELTRWGPELNVECLELAYVQFCNDDDFSSFIHSLQICPKLRKLDIMTALIGAEISKYKLLEGFKSAAKRLKMLHFEA, encoded by the exons ATGATTTCGGGGAGAGATAGAATCAGTCAACTTCCTACAGAAATACTTGACaatattttgggatttttgcCGATCGTAGAAGCTGCTAGAACTGCCATTTTGTCTACCAATAGGAGAGATTGTTGGTCCAATCTCACACAACTTAACTTCGATGATCAGTTCTTTGCTTACGTTAGGAAAAAATATTCTGACAGTTATAATAGGACATCaatgtgtatgtatgtaatcAACAAAGTTCTCATGCAACACCATGGACCTATTCGAAAGTTTGTCTTGGATTTTAAGGGTGACGTATCAATCATCGGTGATGGGCCTAATTCTCGGAAGTTTGACTTCGATCAATGGTTCCTTTTTATCACTCAAAAAGGTGTTGAAGAAATGAGCATTGCTTTTCCAAACCCAGATACTGATGAAATTATTTGTGAAGAATATAAATACTTCAGGCTCCcaaattgcatattttcttgCTTAACTCTCAAGAGGTTGGATCTCAGTGCAGTATTAGTTGTACCAACAATAAATGTCCCTTGCATATTTCCAAATGTCACTTCACTTAGTTTTGTCGGCGTTGTCTTTGATCGTATTAATCTAGATTGCGTTATAGATGTTCCTATGCTTGAGACTATCTCATTCAGCCAATGTGAAGATGCGGAATATTTCAACATTAAGGCTCCAAGACTTGGCAGTTTAACACTCAAGGATTATGAAATTGAAGAGGATATCGAGATGTATCGTCGTATTACCCCTGTTAACATGGACTTGTCATTTATTCATActctttgtttgaatttttctttccAG CATTTTGACAACGAACTTACTAGATGGGGACCTGAACTAAATGTGGAATGCCTGGAGTTAGCATATGTCCAGTTTTGTAATGATGATGACTTTTCttcatttattcattcattacAAATATGCCCAAAATTACGCAAGCTCGATATAATGACTGCATTG attggTGCAGAAATCTCTAAATATAAACTTTTGGAAGGATTTAAAAGTGCGGCCAAAAGGCTTAAAATGCTTCACTTTGAAGCTTAG